Proteins co-encoded in one Neodiprion pinetum isolate iyNeoPine1 unplaced genomic scaffold, iyNeoPine1.2 ptg000121l, whole genome shotgun sequence genomic window:
- the LOC138191345 gene encoding forkhead box protein P2-like: MSSSRLTRSRRRESSGEEPFVMENPRVPETIPSPSVDPLPIPSTIFQIDLLKIMSQQQEAAERQQQQLLQLLLDQQEQRKREQEQQLEQRKREQEQQLEQRRREQEQQLEQRRLDREAQERSETSLHELFRTTVAALQAVHQVNGSGEPAVTPRGSRVVTPLLSPVPSPVPVSAVRQVRHPGRIQDVRDSRSVPFTREVVESPISRRRVNNEVGFSESLPQVRPQYSHFN; this comes from the coding sequence atgagtagcagtcgtttgacgcgctcgcgaagaagagaaagtaGCGGAGAAGAACCTTTTGTTATGGAGAATCCGCGGGTCCCTGAAACAATTCCATCGCCTTCAGTGGACCCTCTTCCAATTCCTTCGACAATCTTTCAAATTGATCTGCTGAAGATCATGTCTCAACAGCAAGAGGCTGCTGAGCgccaacaacagcaacttcttcagctgcttcttgatcaacaagagcagcgaaaaagagaacaagaacaacagttggaacagcgaaaaagagaacaagaacaacagttgGAACAGCGAAGAAGAGAACAGGAACAACAGCTGGAACAGCGCAGGCTTGATAGAGAGGCACAAGAACGATCCGAAACTAGTCTACACGAACTgttccggacgactgtggcggCTCTTCAGGCTGTTCATCAGGTGAATGGCTCAGGAGAACCGGCTGTCACTCCACGAGGTTCCAGAGTCGTTACGCCGCTTCTCTCTCCTGTTCCTTCTCCTGTTCCCGTTTCCGCTGTTCGACAGGTCCGACATCCAGGACGAATCCAGGATGTTCGAGattcaaggtctgtgccttttactaGGGAAGTAGTTGAATCTCCAATTAGTAGAAGGAGAGTAAATAATGAGGTTGGTTTTTCCGAGTCTTTGCCTCAAGTTCGACCTCaatattctcattttaattaa